In Candidatus Melainabacteria bacterium, the genomic stretch GTAAAAATATTTTAGATGCAATAATCCAGTTGTCTTCTGTCCATGATTTTGGAGTTTGTGCTTCAAGTGGAACAGTAATATACACTCCTTGTCTTACTCTTTTTAGCCATCCTTTTTTTGCTAAGTAAGGTAAAATCTTTTTTACTTTTTGATTTGGCAGCTTTAAAAGTTTTATTGCATCAGTTACTGAAAATGGGCCTTTAGTTTGCCTGTTTAAAGCAGATAAAAGCTCTCTATATTCTCTTGATATTCCTGCTGCAATTGAGTATGTAGATTTTCTACGCATAGTAGAATTATTACATATTCAATTGTATATAGCAATATCTCAAAATTTGTGTCAAACAACACTTATAAAATCAAGTAAGAAAACCAGAAAATAAATTTAGACACCGATGAAAAGATTACTTACGTAAAGCTAGAAAAAAAATGAAGTTAAATATTCTTTTAAGTTCGTAAATAATGTTTCATTAAATCAAGAACATAAAGATTTAAAAGTAAACTTCTACTGTATTGTATGAACTTAGAAAATCTGCTCAAAATAATTAATAATCATTGATAGTTGCACTATTGTATTTAAGTTCTTTGATTTTTTCTATAGTTTTTCTGAAATCTTTTTACGTGATTATCTTAAAGCGGGAGGAGCTGATCTCTGAGGGAGCTTCTGGGGTTTGGATGAGAACAAGATTTCTAGCTAGTGAAGAAGCATTTGCTTATGTAGATTATAAAAAGAAAATTGTTGAGTCGATTCTCACCTATTTTGGGTTCTGTCCCTGCTAGTAATCTTTGAATATTTTCCCTGTGCTTTATAAGTACAATATAAACTGCTGCAAAGATCCCAAAAAGTACATAGACATATGACATATGAAATAAATAAAACCAGACTGGTACAAGTGGAATTGCAATGATTGATCCAAGAGATGAATACCTTGATGCTAAAACTACAATAAGCCAGATTAAAAAAGTAATTAATGCAACTTTCCAGCTTATTGCAATTAAAATACCTAAACCTGTTGCAGAAGATTTGCCCCCTTTAAATTTTAAAAAAATAGATTTACTATGCCCTAATATACAAGCTATTCCAACAAACAAAACAAGAATTAAACTATTTTGCAAATGAATTACAAAGTAAACAGGAAAAAATCCTTTTAATACATCAAAAACTAAAGTTATAAGTGCAGGGACTTTCCCAACTTTTCTAAGTACATTAGTAGTA encodes the following:
- the plsY gene encoding glycerol-3-phosphate 1-O-acyltransferase PlsY; protein product: MDYLIWILIAYLIGSIPIGYWIGKLKSIDLTKEGSGSTGTTNVLRKVGKVPALITLVFDVLKGFFPVYFVIHLQNSLILVLFVGIACILGHSKSIFLKFKGGKSSATGLGILIAISWKVALITFLIWLIVVLASRYSSLGSIIAIPLVPVWFYLFHMSYVYVLFGIFAAVYIVLIKHRENIQRLLAGTEPKIGENRLNNFLFIIYISKCFFTS